The Acinetobacter pittii genome contains a region encoding:
- the eno gene encoding phosphopyruvate hydratase — MSQIVDIRAREILDSRGNPTIEADVILESGVVGRACAPSGASTGSREALELRDGDKSRYLGKGVRTAVNNVNTLIRDALLGKSVFEQKDIDNTMIALDGTENKEKLGANATLAVSLAAARAAAEEKKLPLFQYIADLRGQTILTMPVPMMNILNGGEHADNTVDIQEFMIEPVGFTSFAEALRAGAEVFHSLKSVLKKQGLNTAVGDEGGFAPNLRSNEEAIQIILQAIELTGYKAGSDMMLALDCASSEFYKNGQYVLEGEGNRAFTSHQFADYLAGLVNQYPIISIEDGLDESDWEGWSYLTSILGDKIQLVGDDLFVTNPKILQRGIDEKVGNSILIKYNQIGTLTETLDAIYLAKANGYSTVISHRSGETEDSTIADLAVGTAAGQIKTGSLCRSDRVSKYNQLLRIEELTKAAYRGKAEFKGLN; from the coding sequence ATGAGCCAAATCGTTGACATTCGTGCACGTGAAATTTTGGACTCTCGTGGTAACCCAACCATCGAAGCAGACGTAATTTTAGAATCTGGGGTTGTTGGTCGTGCATGTGCACCATCTGGTGCTTCAACTGGTTCTCGTGAAGCTTTAGAACTTCGTGACGGTGATAAATCACGTTACTTAGGTAAAGGCGTTCGTACAGCAGTTAACAATGTAAATACGTTAATTCGTGATGCTTTGTTGGGTAAATCAGTTTTTGAGCAAAAAGACATTGATAACACAATGATTGCGCTTGATGGTACTGAAAACAAAGAAAAATTAGGTGCTAACGCAACTTTAGCTGTTTCATTGGCTGCTGCGCGTGCTGCTGCAGAAGAAAAGAAACTTCCTCTTTTCCAATACATCGCAGATCTTCGCGGTCAAACAATTTTGACAATGCCTGTACCGATGATGAACATCTTAAATGGTGGTGAGCATGCGGACAACACTGTTGATATTCAAGAGTTCATGATCGAGCCTGTAGGTTTTACTTCATTTGCTGAAGCTTTACGTGCGGGTGCTGAAGTATTTCATTCTTTAAAATCAGTTTTAAAGAAACAAGGTTTGAATACTGCTGTAGGTGATGAAGGTGGTTTTGCTCCTAACTTACGTTCTAACGAAGAAGCAATTCAAATCATTTTACAAGCAATTGAGTTGACTGGTTATAAAGCTGGTTCAGACATGATGCTTGCATTAGACTGCGCATCTTCAGAATTCTACAAAAACGGTCAATACGTTTTAGAAGGTGAAGGTAATCGTGCATTTACAAGCCATCAGTTTGCAGACTACTTAGCTGGTCTTGTAAATCAATATCCAATTATCTCGATCGAAGATGGTTTGGATGAATCTGATTGGGAAGGCTGGAGTTATTTGACTTCAATCCTTGGCGATAAAATCCAATTGGTTGGTGATGACTTGTTCGTAACTAATCCTAAGATTTTACAACGTGGTATTGATGAGAAAGTTGGTAACTCAATCTTAATCAAATACAACCAGATCGGTACTTTGACTGAAACTTTAGATGCGATCTATCTTGCTAAAGCAAATGGTTATTCGACTGTTATTTCTCACCGTTCTGGTGAAACAGAAGATTCTACTATTGCTGACTTAGCAGTAGGTACAGCAGCTGGTCAAATCAAGACTGGATCACTTTGCCGTTCTGACCGTGTTTCTAAGTACAACCAATTACTTCGTATTGAAGAATTGACCAAAGCTGCTTACCGCGGTAAAGCTGAGTTTAAAGGTTTAAACTAA
- a CDS encoding 3-oxoacid CoA-transferase subunit A: MIDKSKSSLSEVLSQIKDGATILIGGFGTAGQPAELIDGLIELGIKDLTIVSNNAGNGDYGLAKLLKAGSVKKVICSFPRQSDSYVFDELYRAGKVELEVVPQGNLACRIQAAGMGLGAVFTPTGFGTLLAEGKETREIDGKDYVLEYPIKADFALIKAYKGDRWGNLVYRKSARNFGPIMAMAADVTIVQVSEVVELGGLDPEHIITPGIFVQHVVQVAPAQ; encoded by the coding sequence ATGATTGACAAAAGTAAGTCCTCTCTTAGCGAGGTACTATCGCAGATTAAAGATGGCGCGACCATTCTGATTGGTGGTTTTGGTACCGCAGGACAACCCGCTGAACTCATTGACGGACTGATTGAACTGGGTATTAAAGACCTGACTATTGTGAGTAATAACGCCGGTAATGGCGATTATGGTCTGGCTAAACTACTTAAGGCTGGTTCGGTTAAAAAAGTAATCTGTTCTTTCCCACGTCAGTCAGACTCTTATGTGTTTGATGAGCTGTACCGTGCCGGAAAAGTAGAACTTGAAGTTGTTCCGCAAGGTAATTTGGCTTGTCGTATTCAGGCAGCGGGTATGGGCCTAGGCGCTGTATTTACCCCAACAGGCTTTGGAACACTTTTAGCTGAAGGCAAAGAAACCCGTGAAATTGATGGTAAAGATTACGTACTCGAGTATCCGATTAAAGCTGACTTCGCTCTGATTAAAGCTTACAAGGGCGACCGCTGGGGCAATCTGGTTTACCGTAAATCTGCACGTAACTTTGGCCCGATTATGGCCATGGCTGCTGATGTCACGATTGTTCAGGTGTCTGAGGTGGTTGAGCTAGGTGGATTAGATCCAGAGCACATCATCACCCCAGGTATCTTTGTACAGCACGTTGTACAAGTAGCGCCAGCACAGTAA
- a CDS encoding DUF421 domain-containing protein: protein MDFFNIFIGDTTWNFVLEILVRCFVMFIIIISFLRLSGKRGIRQLSLFELAIILCLGSAAGDPMFTKDLPIAHALVAFTAILSLYRLVTWAMVKNKKIEDLLEGKALCVVKEGLLVYKDFQKQTYSHDEFFSEMRQQNVEHLGQVRTALLESDGILSLLYYEDEDVRWGLPLFPDAYCKADVLKLNTFYSCMKCGETKILNKIDQECTRCKHHSWAESLKTRRLG, encoded by the coding sequence ATGGATTTTTTTAATATTTTCATCGGCGATACGACTTGGAACTTTGTTTTAGAAATTTTAGTTCGATGTTTTGTGATGTTTATTATTATTATCAGTTTTTTAAGGTTATCGGGTAAAAGAGGAATTCGGCAGCTTTCACTTTTTGAACTAGCCATTATTTTATGTTTAGGTTCAGCCGCTGGTGACCCGATGTTCACTAAGGACTTACCTATTGCCCATGCTTTAGTGGCTTTTACGGCCATTCTTTCTCTTTACCGACTTGTAACCTGGGCCATGGTGAAGAATAAAAAAATTGAGGATTTACTGGAAGGGAAAGCTTTATGTGTAGTTAAAGAAGGACTTTTAGTCTATAAAGATTTCCAGAAACAAACATATTCACATGATGAGTTTTTCTCGGAAATGCGTCAGCAAAATGTTGAACATCTTGGACAAGTGAGAACAGCTTTATTGGAATCCGATGGCATTTTGAGCTTACTTTATTATGAGGATGAAGATGTCAGATGGGGCCTACCATTATTCCCTGATGCCTACTGCAAAGCCGATGTACTTAAACTTAATACTTTTTATTCATGTATGAAATGTGGTGAAACTAAAATTTTAAATAAAATTGATCAAGAATGTACACGCTGCAAACATCATAGTTGGGCTGAATCTTTGAAAACACGCCGATTAGGATAA
- the chuA gene encoding TonB-dependent siderophore receptor, which yields MYTSPFEKVFRAHPLAFAMALTVPSFVYADEKNGTATLETIKVQAEQENSAITEGSGSYTAKSANTSTKLNLSLRETPQSVKVLTREYLDDRKIDSFQDLMNNITGVSTSRTDERQRVYARGFEVDYYLIDGIPSTTNLGTGDLDLDIYDRVEVVKGASGLTTGAGNPAMALNMIRKHANAKELTGNVSTSLGSWNSWSSSADISTPLNADGSLRGRMFVKHSDENSFMDFYEKERNVFYGAVDYDLSDKTSMSLGATYQELHRDGIRWGGTPAFYTDGTRTNFSRSLTVSAPWTYWDVNTMAVFANLKQNLFNDVNLNIAYTFRKEDTASMLLYTAGKVDRATNTSPLKNEEGKDNVSVYGAKAANEENNIDVFINAPFTLFNRPQEIIIGGSWNKNEKTKDIFGGSNTNQDIEKYLGGPLNYNDMAQELLQPVVLNGKNALNETTQTAAYIAGKFQIFDPLKVIAGARLSNWKYKSENDKGNREFNNELAPYVGAIYDFAQDHSVYASYTEIFKPQERKDINDQYIDPITGKSYEAGLKSEWFGGRLNTALSVFRIEQSNFAELIPDTFIIRNGTQTTEQAYRAVDGVESKGFEFEADGEINDNWGISFGIANFEAKDAQGTKVNTTNSRTTSNLFVKYKLDQWSAGLGLNYKSKYYTDSGSSRIEQDAYVLASAMLGYQVDKNIKLQFNIDNIFDEKYYEGIGANSMNWGTPRNATVSVRYNF from the coding sequence ATGTACACTTCGCCCTTTGAAAAAGTATTTAGAGCTCATCCTTTAGCATTCGCTATGGCTTTAACTGTTCCTTCATTTGTTTATGCAGATGAGAAAAATGGTACAGCCACTTTAGAAACGATAAAAGTACAAGCAGAACAAGAAAATTCCGCTATTACCGAAGGTTCAGGCAGTTATACAGCTAAAAGCGCAAATACTTCTACAAAATTAAATTTATCACTTCGTGAAACTCCTCAATCAGTCAAAGTTTTAACTCGTGAATATTTAGATGATCGAAAAATCGATTCTTTTCAAGATTTAATGAATAATATTACGGGTGTTTCAACTTCACGTACCGATGAGCGCCAAAGAGTTTATGCACGTGGTTTTGAAGTAGATTATTACTTAATTGATGGAATACCTAGTACTACAAACTTAGGCACTGGAGATTTAGATTTAGATATTTATGATCGTGTCGAAGTCGTTAAGGGTGCCAGTGGCTTAACTACAGGTGCGGGAAATCCCGCAATGGCCCTCAATATGATTCGTAAGCATGCTAATGCTAAAGAACTTACTGGCAATGTCAGTACATCATTAGGTTCGTGGAACTCTTGGAGTAGTTCGGCAGATATTTCTACACCGCTTAATGCTGATGGATCATTGCGTGGCCGTATGTTTGTGAAGCATTCTGATGAAAATTCATTTATGGATTTCTATGAGAAAGAACGGAATGTATTTTATGGTGCGGTTGATTATGATTTGAGTGATAAAACCAGTATGTCGCTTGGTGCAACTTATCAAGAGTTACATCGTGACGGTATTCGTTGGGGCGGTACACCTGCTTTTTATACTGATGGAACTCGTACCAATTTTTCTAGAAGCTTAACAGTAAGTGCACCTTGGACTTATTGGGATGTAAATACAATGGCAGTATTTGCGAACTTAAAGCAGAATTTATTTAATGACGTTAATTTAAATATTGCTTATACCTTCCGTAAAGAAGATACAGCTTCTATGTTGTTGTATACAGCTGGAAAAGTAGACAGGGCAACCAATACCAGTCCATTAAAAAATGAAGAGGGCAAGGATAATGTCTCAGTATATGGCGCAAAAGCTGCAAATGAAGAAAATAATATTGATGTTTTTATCAATGCTCCATTTACGCTTTTTAATCGTCCACAAGAAATCATTATTGGTGGATCTTGGAATAAGAATGAGAAAACAAAGGATATTTTCGGTGGGTCTAACACCAACCAAGATATTGAAAAGTATTTAGGTGGACCACTTAACTATAATGATATGGCTCAAGAGTTGCTTCAGCCTGTTGTTTTAAACGGTAAAAATGCGCTAAATGAAACTACACAAACTGCCGCATATATTGCTGGTAAATTTCAAATTTTTGATCCTTTAAAAGTTATTGCTGGTGCACGTTTATCTAACTGGAAATATAAGTCTGAAAATGATAAAGGTAACCGTGAATTTAACAATGAATTAGCACCATATGTTGGCGCTATTTATGATTTTGCCCAAGATCATTCTGTGTATGCGAGTTACACAGAAATTTTTAAACCTCAAGAACGTAAAGATATAAATGATCAATATATTGACCCGATTACAGGTAAGAGTTATGAGGCCGGTTTAAAAAGCGAATGGTTTGGAGGGCGTTTAAATACAGCGTTGTCCGTATTTCGTATAGAACAATCTAATTTTGCTGAATTGATACCTGATACGTTCATTATTCGCAATGGTACACAAACTACAGAGCAGGCCTATCGCGCTGTAGATGGGGTTGAAAGTAAAGGTTTTGAGTTTGAAGCTGATGGCGAGATTAATGACAATTGGGGTATTAGCTTTGGTATTGCTAATTTTGAAGCAAAAGATGCACAGGGCACAAAGGTTAATACGACAAACTCTCGAACAACCTCGAATCTATTTGTTAAGTACAAACTTGATCAATGGAGTGCAGGGCTTGGTTTAAATTATAAGAGTAAATACTATACGGATAGTGGAAGCTCTCGTATTGAGCAAGATGCGTATGTTTTAGCAAGTGCGATGCTTGGCTATCAAGTGGATAAAAATATCAAACTTCAATTTAATATCGATAATATTTTTGATGAGAAATATTATGAAGGTATTGGTGCTAACTCAATGAATTGGGGCACACCACGAAATGCAACAGTAAGTGTTCGTTATAACTTCTAA
- the kdsA gene encoding 3-deoxy-8-phosphooctulonate synthase: MSQLKPQEVVRLGDIQMANHLPFVLFGGMNVLESKDLAFEIAETYVDICKRLDIPYVFKASFDKANRSSLHSFRGPGLEKGIEWLGDIKKHFNVPIITDVHEPYQAAPVAEVADIIQLPAFLSRQTDLVEAMAKTQAIINIKKAQFLAPHEMRHILHKCLEAGNDKLILCERGSAFGYNNLVVDMLGFDTMKEMNVPVFFDVTHALQTPGGRSDSAGGRRAQITTLARAGMATGLAGLFLEGHPDPEHAKCDGPCALRMSQLEPFLAQIKELDTLVKGFKKLDTH, from the coding sequence ATGTCACAATTAAAACCACAAGAAGTTGTACGTTTAGGCGATATACAAATGGCAAATCATTTGCCATTTGTATTATTTGGCGGAATGAACGTACTTGAATCAAAAGATTTAGCTTTCGAAATTGCAGAAACGTATGTTGATATTTGCAAACGCTTAGATATTCCTTATGTATTTAAAGCGAGTTTCGATAAAGCAAATCGTTCTAGTCTGCATTCATTTCGTGGTCCTGGACTTGAAAAAGGTATCGAATGGTTAGGTGATATTAAAAAACATTTTAATGTTCCTATCATTACTGATGTGCATGAGCCATATCAAGCTGCACCTGTTGCAGAAGTAGCCGATATTATTCAGTTACCCGCATTCTTAAGTCGTCAAACTGATCTTGTTGAAGCGATGGCGAAAACACAGGCTATTATTAATATTAAGAAAGCCCAGTTTTTAGCACCTCATGAAATGCGTCATATCCTGCATAAATGTTTAGAAGCAGGAAACGACAAACTTATTCTTTGTGAACGTGGTTCGGCATTTGGATATAACAATCTTGTTGTAGATATGCTTGGCTTTGACACCATGAAAGAAATGAATGTGCCAGTTTTCTTTGACGTGACACATGCGTTACAAACCCCTGGTGGTCGTTCTGACTCAGCAGGCGGTCGTCGTGCTCAAATTACAACTTTAGCACGCGCTGGAATGGCAACTGGTTTGGCTGGATTGTTCTTGGAAGGACACCCAGACCCAGAACATGCAAAATGCGATGGACCTTGTGCATTACGTATGTCGCAACTTGAACCATTCTTGGCACAAATAAAAGAATTGGATACTTTAGTTAAAGGATTCAAAAAGTTAGACACCCATTGA
- the ispD gene encoding 2-C-methyl-D-erythritol 4-phosphate cytidylyltransferase, with amino-acid sequence MRHLHPQISQTKLWAVIPAAGSGSRFSKTELKQYQYIQNTTVLEHTVRRISQLPLDGYILAIGSQDTFAQTLAFHDMDKAHFCTGGAERVHSVLNALNHLLTFADENDWVLVHDAARPCVTIDCLNTLVQTAVESNHSAILAIPVRDTLKQVKSGNQIDKTVSRDLLWQAQTPQITKIGKLKKAIEYALENDVTITDEASALEYMGETVQVVMGRSDNIKITYPDDLELARLILQSQS; translated from the coding sequence ATGAGACACCTGCATCCCCAGATATCCCAGACTAAATTATGGGCAGTTATTCCAGCTGCAGGGTCAGGAAGTCGATTTTCTAAAACCGAATTGAAACAGTATCAATATATTCAGAATACAACTGTTTTAGAGCATACTGTTCGGCGTATAAGTCAACTTCCATTAGATGGTTATATTTTAGCAATCGGTTCCCAAGATACCTTTGCCCAGACTCTTGCATTTCATGATATGGATAAGGCGCATTTTTGTACGGGTGGGGCGGAACGAGTCCATTCGGTATTAAACGCTTTAAATCATCTTTTAACTTTTGCCGATGAAAATGATTGGGTCCTTGTGCATGATGCTGCACGACCTTGTGTAACAATTGACTGTTTAAATACTCTTGTTCAAACAGCAGTTGAGTCAAATCATAGTGCTATTTTAGCAATTCCTGTTCGTGATACTTTAAAGCAGGTTAAGTCAGGCAATCAAATTGATAAAACAGTCAGCCGAGATTTATTATGGCAAGCTCAAACTCCTCAAATTACTAAAATCGGTAAACTAAAAAAAGCAATTGAATATGCTTTAGAAAATGACGTCACTATTACCGATGAGGCAAGTGCACTCGAGTATATGGGTGAAACTGTACAGGTCGTAATGGGGCGTTCGGATAATATAAAAATTACCTATCCCGATGATTTAGAACTTGCACGTTTGATTCTTCAATCTCAGTCTTAA
- the pcaJ gene encoding 3-oxoacid CoA-transferase subunit B — MSYQKLSRDQIAKRVAQDIPDGAYVNLGIGLPTKIASYLPNDKDIFLHSENGLLAFGPPPAAGEEDPELINAGKEFVTMLEGGSFFHHGDSFAMMRGGHLDIAVLGAFQVAANGDLANWHTGAPDAIPAVGGAMDLAVGAKKVFITTDHVTKQGEPKIVAELSYPVTGKHCVDRIYTDLCVIDVTKDGLKVIEKVEGLSFDELQALTGATLIDATQG; from the coding sequence ATGAGCTACCAGAAACTCAGCCGTGACCAGATTGCAAAACGTGTGGCACAAGATATTCCAGATGGCGCCTATGTGAATTTGGGTATTGGCTTACCAACCAAGATCGCAAGCTACTTACCTAACGATAAAGATATTTTCCTTCATTCTGAAAATGGCCTGTTGGCATTTGGCCCACCACCAGCGGCAGGTGAAGAAGACCCTGAACTGATTAATGCAGGTAAAGAGTTTGTGACCATGCTTGAAGGCGGCAGCTTTTTCCATCATGGCGACTCATTTGCGATGATGCGTGGTGGTCACCTTGATATTGCTGTGCTTGGCGCATTTCAGGTTGCAGCAAATGGTGACTTGGCCAACTGGCACACGGGAGCACCGGATGCGATTCCTGCGGTAGGTGGTGCGATGGATTTGGCTGTGGGTGCCAAGAAAGTATTTATCACCACAGACCATGTGACCAAGCAAGGTGAACCGAAGATTGTAGCTGAGCTGAGCTATCCAGTTACGGGTAAACACTGCGTTGACCGTATTTACACCGACCTGTGTGTGATTGATGTGACCAAAGATGGTTTAAAGGTGATTGAGAAAGTTGAAGGTCTTAGCTTTGATGAGTTACAGGCTTTAACCGGTGCAACTTTGATTGATGCCACTCAAGGGTAA
- the pcaF gene encoding 3-oxoadipyl-CoA thiolase, giving the protein MTLKNAYIIDAIRTPFGRYAGGLAPVRADDLGAIPIKALIQRNPNVDWEQVDDVIYGCANQAGEDNRNVGRMSALLAGLPYQVPATTINRLCGSSLDAIAIAARAIKAGEANLVIAGGVESMSRAPYVMGKSDSAFGRSQKIEDTTMGWRFINPKLKELYGVDTMPQTAENVAEQFNVNRADQDQFALVSQQRTASAQAKGFFSKEIVTVEIPQRKGDAVVIDSDEHPRASTTLEGLSKLKPVVKADGSVTAGNASGINDGAAALLIASDEAVQAYNLKPRAKIIASTAVGVEPRIMGFAPAPAIKKLLKQANLTLDQMDVIELNEAFAAQALAVTRDLGLPDDSDKVNPNGGAIALGHPLGASGARLVTTALNQLEQTGGRYALCSMCIGVGQGIALIIERV; this is encoded by the coding sequence ATGACATTAAAAAACGCTTATATCATCGATGCCATCCGTACTCCATTCGGCCGTTATGCCGGTGGCCTTGCTCCTGTTCGTGCCGATGACCTTGGCGCTATACCGATCAAAGCCTTAATCCAACGTAACCCGAATGTAGATTGGGAACAGGTCGATGATGTGATCTATGGCTGTGCCAACCAAGCGGGTGAAGATAACCGTAACGTTGGCCGTATGTCAGCACTGCTTGCAGGTTTACCGTATCAAGTACCAGCAACCACCATTAACCGTTTGTGCGGTTCTTCACTCGATGCCATTGCCATTGCTGCCCGTGCCATTAAAGCAGGTGAAGCAAACTTGGTGATTGCCGGTGGTGTGGAAAGCATGAGCCGTGCACCTTATGTGATGGGTAAGTCAGACAGTGCTTTTGGCCGTAGCCAGAAGATTGAAGACACCACCATGGGATGGCGTTTCATTAACCCTAAACTTAAAGAATTGTATGGTGTAGACACCATGCCCCAGACTGCCGAAAACGTGGCTGAACAATTTAACGTGAATCGTGCAGATCAGGATCAGTTTGCCTTGGTGAGCCAACAACGCACCGCAAGCGCGCAAGCCAAAGGCTTTTTTTCTAAAGAAATCGTGACAGTTGAAATCCCTCAGCGTAAGGGTGATGCTGTTGTGATTGATAGCGATGAACATCCTCGTGCATCGACCACGCTTGAAGGTTTAAGCAAACTTAAGCCTGTTGTAAAAGCAGATGGTTCTGTGACTGCGGGTAATGCTTCAGGTATTAATGATGGTGCAGCAGCTCTACTGATTGCATCTGACGAAGCGGTTCAGGCCTACAACTTAAAACCACGTGCCAAGATCATTGCTTCAACAGCAGTGGGTGTAGAACCACGGATTATGGGTTTTGCTCCGGCACCAGCGATTAAGAAATTACTTAAACAAGCCAACCTTACTTTAGATCAGATGGATGTGATTGAGTTAAATGAAGCATTTGCTGCTCAGGCTTTAGCCGTGACCCGTGATTTAGGTTTGCCAGATGATTCTGACAAAGTAAATCCAAACGGTGGTGCAATTGCATTAGGTCATCCTTTAGGTGCATCAGGTGCACGCCTTGTGACCACAGCTTTAAACCAACTTGAGCAGACAGGTGGTCGTTACGCTTTGTGTTCAATGTGTATTGGTGTAGGCCAAGGCATCGCATTGATTATTGAGAGAGTCTAA
- the pcaB gene encoding 3-carboxy-cis,cis-muconate cycloisomerase has translation MSQLYASLFYQKDVTDIFSDSSLITYMIQVEVALGQAQAKVGVIPQNAANTIAQVAEQAIEKFDFPALAVATGLAGNIAIPFVKQLTAIVKDVDEDASRYVHWGATSQDILDTACILQCRDALNIVEAQLQQCYTAALQQAKQYRYQVMIGRTWLQQALPITLGHKLARWASAFKRDLDRIQAMKSRVLTAQLGGAVGSLASLQDQGSLVVSAFAQQLNLTVPTSTWHGERDRIVEIASVLGMIVGNTGKMARDWSLMMQTEIAELFEPTAKGRGGSSTMPHKRNPVAAASVLAAANRVPALMSSIYQSMVQEHERSLGAWHAEWLAIPEIFQLCAGALTRTGEVLQGFEVNAEHMQQNLDCTNGLIMAEAVMMALAPKIGRLNAHHVVEAACKTAVAQKQHLSEVVSQLDEVKEHFSQKEILEIFKAENYLGNIQAQIDAVLQEAQGGDIK, from the coding sequence ATGAGCCAGTTATATGCCAGCTTGTTTTATCAAAAAGACGTCACTGACATCTTTAGTGACTCATCTTTAATCACATATATGATTCAGGTTGAAGTTGCGTTAGGTCAAGCACAGGCAAAAGTTGGCGTGATTCCTCAAAATGCGGCTAATACCATTGCCCAAGTAGCTGAGCAGGCAATAGAAAAGTTTGATTTTCCAGCGTTGGCTGTAGCAACAGGCTTAGCTGGAAATATCGCAATTCCATTTGTAAAACAGCTTACGGCAATTGTTAAAGATGTGGATGAAGATGCTTCACGTTATGTGCATTGGGGCGCAACAAGTCAGGATATTTTAGACACAGCTTGTATTTTGCAATGCCGCGATGCGTTAAATATTGTGGAAGCACAACTTCAGCAGTGCTACACCGCTGCATTACAACAAGCTAAGCAATATCGCTATCAAGTCATGATTGGACGTACATGGTTACAGCAAGCTTTACCAATTACTTTAGGGCATAAGCTTGCTCGCTGGGCTTCTGCATTTAAACGGGATTTAGACCGTATTCAAGCAATGAAATCACGTGTACTTACTGCTCAGTTAGGTGGTGCTGTGGGTTCACTCGCTTCTTTGCAAGATCAAGGTTCGCTTGTAGTCAGTGCATTTGCTCAGCAACTGAATCTGACTGTACCGACAAGCACATGGCATGGTGAGCGTGATCGTATTGTAGAAATCGCAAGTGTGCTTGGCATGATTGTCGGGAATACGGGCAAGATGGCACGTGATTGGTCACTCATGATGCAAACTGAAATTGCAGAGTTATTTGAACCAACTGCAAAGGGTCGTGGTGGTTCATCAACCATGCCGCATAAGCGTAATCCAGTTGCAGCAGCTTCAGTACTTGCAGCAGCAAATCGTGTACCAGCACTTATGTCTAGTATCTATCAAAGCATGGTGCAGGAACATGAGCGTAGCTTAGGTGCGTGGCATGCAGAATGGTTAGCAATCCCTGAAATTTTTCAGCTTTGTGCTGGAGCATTAACTCGTACTGGTGAGGTTTTACAAGGTTTCGAAGTTAATGCTGAGCATATGCAGCAGAACCTTGACTGCACCAACGGGTTGATTATGGCAGAAGCTGTGATGATGGCGCTTGCTCCAAAAATTGGACGTTTAAATGCTCATCATGTTGTTGAAGCAGCTTGTAAAACAGCCGTGGCTCAAAAGCAGCATTTATCTGAGGTTGTTAGTCAGTTAGATGAAGTAAAAGAACATTTTAGTCAAAAAGAAATTTTGGAAATATTTAAAGCAGAAAACTATTTGGGCAACATTCAAGCTCAAATTGATGCTGTTCTGCAAGAAGCACAAGGAGGAGACATAAAGTGA
- the ftsB gene encoding cell division protein FtsB yields MLEVFRSTSSKLILLLVIVLVAILQYQFWLGEGGYLPHQALMQQIQQQAEVNEELKERNRILAAEVFDLKNGTEAIEEHARLDLGLVKPHETFVQMSTISTHYKPIYIDPNAKVDLETNETPASPDIPD; encoded by the coding sequence ATGTTAGAAGTATTTCGATCCACTTCAAGCAAACTGATATTGCTACTGGTTATTGTTTTAGTGGCCATACTACAATATCAATTTTGGTTAGGTGAGGGTGGTTATCTCCCTCATCAAGCTCTCATGCAACAAATTCAGCAACAAGCTGAAGTTAATGAAGAGCTTAAAGAAAGAAACCGTATTTTGGCAGCAGAGGTTTTTGACCTGAAAAATGGTACAGAAGCAATTGAAGAACATGCACGCCTTGATCTTGGTTTGGTTAAACCACATGAGACATTTGTTCAAATGAGTACAATTAGTACCCATTACAAGCCTATTTATATTGACCCGAACGCTAAAGTTGATTTGGAAACGAATGAGACACCTGCATCCCCAGATATCCCAGACTAA